A segment of the Catenuloplanes nepalensis genome:
GAGGCGCTCCTGCTCGGACTCGAGTTCGAGCCGGTCGAAGCGGGTGAGCCGGCGCAGCGGCGTGTCCAGAATGTACGACGCCTGGATCTCGGAGAGCCCGAACTGCTCCATCAGGCCGTCCTTGGCGGACGCGGCATCGTCGCTTGCGCGGATCATCGCGACCACCCGGTCGATGTCGAGCAGCGCGATGAGCAGGCCGTCGACCAGGTGCAGGCGATCCTGCCGCTTGGTCCGCCTGAACAGAGTCCGCCGGGTCACCACGGAATAGCGGTGGTTGAGGAAGACCTCGAGCAGCGCCTTGAGCCCGAGCGTCTGCGGCTGGCCGTCGAGCAGGACCAGGTTGTTGACGCCGAACGACTGCTCCAGCGGGGTGAGCCGGTAGAGGTCGGCGAGCAGCGCCTGCGGGTTGACGCCGACCTTGCACTCGATGACCAGGCGGGTGCCGTTCTCCCGGTCGGTGAGGTCCTTGACGTCCGCGATGCCCTGGAGGCGCCGGGTCTTGTTGACCTCGTCGGTGATCTTCTCGATGACCTTCTCGGCGCCGATGCCGTACGGCAGCTCGGTCACCGTGATCGCCTGCCGGCCGCGCGAGCCTTCGAGCGGCCCGATCTCCACCTTGGCCCGCATGCGCACCACGCCGCGGCCGGTCTCGTACGCCTTGCGCACCTCGTCCAGCCCGAGCAGCATCCCGCCGGTCGGCAGGTCGGGTCCGGGGACGAACGTCATCAGCTTGTCCAGGTCCGCGTCCGGGTGGTTGATCAGCCACCGGGCCGCGGTCACGACCTCGCCGAGGTTGTGCGGGATCATGTTCGTCGCCATGCCGACCGCGATCCCGGAGGTGCCGTTGACCAGCAGGTTCGGGAAGGCGGCGGGGAGCACGGAGGGCTGTTCGAGCGAGCCGTCGTAGTTCGGGACGAAGTCGACCGTGCCCTCGCCGAGCTCGCCGACCAGCAGCATCGCCTCGCTGGACATGCGCGCCTCGGTGTATCGCGCGGCGGCCGGGCCGTCGTCCGGCGAGCCGAAGTTGCCGTGGCCGTCGATCAGCGGAACGTTCAGCGAGAAGTCCTGGGCGAGCCGGACCATCGCGTCGTAGATCGCGACGTCGCCGTGCGGGTGGTACTTACCCATCACGTCACCGACGACGCGCGCGGACTTCACGTGCCCGCGGTCCGGCCGGTAGCCCTGCTCGTACATGGAGAACAGGATGCGGCGGTGCACCGGCTTGAGCCCGTCGCGGGCGTCCGGCAGCGCGCGGGAGTGGATGACCGAGAACGCGTACTCCAGGTAGGAGTCCTCGACCTCGGTGGTCAGCGGGTTGTCGATGATCCGCGCCCCGGCCGCGTCGAACGCGGACAGGTCGACCTTGGCGGACTTGGAATCCTTGCGGCGAGCCATTAACAGTTCCTCAGGCGTCGATGGCGTCGCGGTCGACGCGGTCGGAAGAGTTGATCAACCAGTTCTTGCGGGGCTCGACCTTCTCGCCCATCAGCAGTTCGAGCGTGCGCTCCGCGGCGTCGACATCCAGAAGCGTGATCCGGCGGACCGCGCGCGAGGCCGGGTTCATCGTGGTGTCCCACAGCTCGTCCGCGTCCATCTCGCCGAGGCCCTTGAATCGCGGGATCGGCGTGACGACCTGCTTGCCGGACCTGGTCAGCCGCGCGACCGTGTTGGTCATCTCCGGCTGCGTGTACGTGTAGATGGTCTGCGGGGAGCGGCCCTTGGTGGTGATCTTGTGGAGCGGCGGCATCGCGGCGTAGAGCCGGCCGGCCTCGATCACCGGCCGCATGTACTTGGCGAACAGCGTGATCAGCAGCGTGCGGATGTGCGAGCCGTCGACGTCCGCGTCCGCCATGATCAGGATCCGGCCGTAGCGCATCGAGCTCACGTCGAACGTGCGCCCGGAGCCGGCGCCGAGCACCTGCACGATCGCGGAGCACTCCGCGTTGTCCAGGACCTGCTGCAGGCTCGCCTTCTGCACGTTGAGGATCTTGCCGCGGATCGGCAGCAGCGCCTGGTATTCCGAGCTGCGCGCCATCCGGGCGGTGCCGAGCGCGCTGTCGCCCTCGACGATGAACAGCTCGCTGCGGCCCACGCCGGTGGAGCGGCAGTCGACCAGCTTGGCCGGCATCGACGCGCCCTCCAGCGCGGTCTTGCGCCGGGCCGCGTCCTTCTGCTGCTTCTGGGTGAGCCGCACCCGGCCCGCGTCGACGATCTTCTGCAGGACCGTCCGCGCCTCGACCTTGGTCTTCTTGTCCTGCACCCAGTCCTTCAGGCGCGCCTCGACGACCTGCTGCACCACCCGGGTGATGCCGGCCGTGGAGAGCTCGTCCTTGGTCTGCGAGGTGAACTGCGGCTCCGGCACGCGCACGTGGATGACCGCGGTCATCCCCTCCAGCACGTCGTCCAGGACCGGCGGCTCCTCCTTCGGCTTGAGCAGGCCGCGGGTGTTCTTCACGGCCTCGACCAGCGCGCGGACCGCGGCCCGCTCGAAGCCCTTGCGGTGGGTGCCGCCGTGCACGTTGCGGATCGTGTTGGTGAAGCACTCGACCGTGCGCTCGTAGCCGGTCCCCCAGCGGAACGAGATCTCGATCTCGGCGGTGCGTTCCACGTTCGACCGCATGACGCCGTTCTCGTCCGCGGCGTTCTCCCGGTACGACCCCGTGCCGTTGATCATCAGCGTGCCGGAGACCGGCTTCTCGCTGGATGGGGCCAGGAAGTCGACCATGTCGGCCAGCCCGTTCGGGAAGTGGAACTCCTCGGTGCCGGTACCGGACATCGGGTCCACGTTCGCGTCGCGGAGCACGTAGCTCACGCCGGGGACCAGGAACGCGGTGTTGCGCAGCTTGGTGCGGACCGCCTCGACGTCCAGCGCGGCGCCGGCCTCGAAATAACGGGCGTCGTACCAGTACCGAATACTGGTGCCGGTCGGCTCGCCGCGCTTCATCCTGCCGGTCACGCGCAGGCCGGACGCGGCGGTGAACTGCGCATCCGGCCCCGGGCCGTGGAACTCGCCGGCCACGCCGTGCCGGAAGGAGATCTCGTGGATCTTCCCGTCCCGCCGCACGGTCACGTCGAAGCGCAGCGACAGCGCGTTGACCGCGGACGCGCCCACGCCGTGCAGGCCGCCGGAGGTCTTGTAGCCGGAGCCGCCGAACTTGCCGCCCGCGTGCAGCCGGGTCATCACCAGCTCGACGCCGGACATGCCGGACTTCGCGTGCGTGTCGGTCGGGATGCCGCGGCCGTCGTCGTCGACCTGCACGGAGCCGTCCTCGTGCAGCGTCACCTTGACGCGGGTGGCGAAGCCGGCCACGCCCTCGTCCGTCGAGTTGTCGACGATCTCGTTGAACAGGTGGTTCACGCCACGGCTGTCGGTGGACCCGATATACATGCCGGGGCGCTTACGGACCGCGTCCAGCCCCTCGAGGTGGGTGAGGTCGGCTGCCCCGTACAGGGTCTCGGGCTGTGCAGTCACCGGTTCTTGACTCCAGATCCTCGCGCTTGTGCTGGGTGGCGCCGTAACACGACTGGAGCGACTCTAACCGCAGGGTCCGACGAGTCCGTCGCTCCATGCCGCAGATGAGGCGCACATGACGCGCAAACTATCGCACAGATGTTCTAATCACGCCTCGTAGGCGCGCCAGTAGAGTCCGTCCTCGCGCGCCAGGATGTCCAGGTCGATCAGGTATCGGCGGATCGCCACGTGATCCACCCCCGGCACCCCGTCGCACCAGGCACGGAGGATGTCGTTGACCTCCGGTTCGCGATAGCGCCGGCCGGACTCGAAGGAGGCGCGGGTGAGGTGATCGAGCACGGCGCGGCGGCGGGTCAGCCTGCTCGGCATGGCGGTCAGGCGGCCGTCGCGCACGAACGTGCGGACGGCAGCGTCGTCGGGCTCTGACACAACGTCACCTCTTTCGGCCTGATGGAGATCCACGTCACCCTGCGGGCCGGGCGCGCCGGGGTCAACCGATTTCCACTGTGGATCAAGGTCAAGATCATTCGGGGGTACGGGACGGGAGCGCGCCTTCCATCCGTACCCCCGCAGGCTCCTGATCTCCACAGTTCGTTCACAACTCGCGCGTCGTGCCTGCACGATCGGTCTTTAGAGTCACCTCACCGGCACCGACTCGGAGGGACACATGGCCGCACAACGGACGATTCTGGTCGTCGAGGACGAGCGCACGATCGCGGACGCGGTCGCCGCCCGCCTGCGCGCCGAGGGTTTCGCAGTGCACTGCGCCTCCGACGGCCCCGGCGCGGTCGAGGCCGCCCGCCGGATCGGCCCGGACGCCGTGGTGCTGGACGTGATGCTCCCCGGCTTCGACGGCCTCGAGGTGTGCCGCCGGCTACAGGCCGAACGCCCGGTGCCGGTGCTGATGCTCACCGCGCGTGACGACGAGACGGACCTGCTGGTCGGGCTCGCGGTCGGCGCGGACGACTACCTGACCAAGCCGTTCTCGATGCGCGAGCTGACCGCGCGGGTGCACGCGCTGCTGCGCCGGATGACCAAGGCCTCGGCCGGCGAGCCGCCCATCGTGCTCGGCGACCTGGAGATCAACCGGGCCGAGCGCCGGGTCACCCGCAACGGCGTCGAGGCGCACCTGACGCCGACCGAGTTCGACCTGCTGGTGCACCTGGCCGGCCGGCCGCGCACGGTGCTGCCCCGGGAGCGTCTGCTGGCCGACGTCTGGGGCTGGGCCGACGCGTCCGGCACCCGGACCGTGGACAGCCACATCAAGGGCCTGCGCCGCAAACTCGGCGCCGACCTGATCAGGACCGTGCACGGCGTCGGCTACGCCTTGGAGGTCGACCGGTGAACCGGCCCGGCCCCGGACCCGCCGTCAACCGGACCGGTCTCGGAGCTGCCGCGGGCCGGACCGGCTCCGCACCCACCGTCAACCGGACCGGCTCCGCACCCACCGTCAACCGGACCGGTCTCCGACCCGCCGCGGGCCAGACCAGCTCCGCACCCGCCGTGGGCCCGACCGCATCCAAGCCCGCCGTCGCCCCGGCCGCATCCGGGCTCGCCCTGAATCGGGCCGCATCCGGGGCCGGCCGGTGAACACGCTTCGGGGGCGGCCGGAGAGCGGCCTGCCGTGGATCATCCGGTTCGGCTCGCTGGTCCTGGACCGGATCTACCGCGCCGGCAGCTGGCTGCGCGCCCGGCCCCCGGTCCGCCCGCTGATGGACGCGGTGGAGAGGCTGCTCGGCCGGCTCCCCCGCCCGCTCGACCCGGTCCGCTCGATCAAGGCGAAGCTGTCGCTCGCGCTCGGCCTGGCCGGCGGCGTCGGCCTGCTCGTCCTCTGGTACTCGCTGAAATGGATCCCGCTCAACGTCGCGTTCATCGCGTCCGCGGTCGCGCTGGCACTGCTCACGCTGCAGATCGCGGCGCACGGCGCGACCGTGCCGCTGCGCGAGATGACGGACGCGGCCCGGCAGATGGCCCGCGGCGACTACACCCGGCGCGTGCACACGAACTCGCGGGACGAGGTCGGCGAGCTGGCCGCCGCGTTCAACGTGATGGCCGCGGACCTGGACGCGGCCGACCGGCAGCGCCGCGAGCTGATCGCGAACGTGTCCCACGAGCTGCGCACGCCGATCACCGCGCTGCGCGGCATGCTGGAGAACATCGTGGACGGCGTCTCCGAGCCGGACCCGGCCGCC
Coding sequences within it:
- a CDS encoding DUF2087 domain-containing protein, with translation MSEPDDAAVRTFVRDGRLTAMPSRLTRRRAVLDHLTRASFESGRRYREPEVNDILRAWCDGVPGVDHVAIRRYLIDLDILAREDGLYWRAYEA
- a CDS encoding DNA gyrase/topoisomerase IV subunit A, yielding MARRKDSKSAKVDLSAFDAAGARIIDNPLTTEVEDSYLEYAFSVIHSRALPDARDGLKPVHRRILFSMYEQGYRPDRGHVKSARVVGDVMGKYHPHGDVAIYDAMVRLAQDFSLNVPLIDGHGNFGSPDDGPAAARYTEARMSSEAMLLVGELGEGTVDFVPNYDGSLEQPSVLPAAFPNLLVNGTSGIAVGMATNMIPHNLGEVVTAARWLINHPDADLDKLMTFVPGPDLPTGGMLLGLDEVRKAYETGRGVVRMRAKVEIGPLEGSRGRQAITVTELPYGIGAEKVIEKITDEVNKTRRLQGIADVKDLTDRENGTRLVIECKVGVNPQALLADLYRLTPLEQSFGVNNLVLLDGQPQTLGLKALLEVFLNHRYSVVTRRTLFRRTKRQDRLHLVDGLLIALLDIDRVVAMIRASDDAASAKDGLMEQFGLSEIQASYILDTPLRRLTRFDRLELESEQERLNSEIAALSLILDDDKVLKKVVSDELAAVAKEHSTPRRTALIDGDLKEVLAASIPAGPLEVKDDPCQVILSATGLVARTAAESEESSESTRRNGRDRHDAVRAIVHTTARGQVLLITNRGRAFKTDVLPLPVLPEHTGTVSLRGGMSASELADLDPGETVIGLAPLVPKPGETLALGTRQGVVKVCAPDWPVRADVFEVIGLRDGDEVIGSTWITGTESLAFLTSDAALLRFPASLVRAQGTKGGGMAGINLTTGASVVFFGAIGTDDPQHGAPLVITSTGRTVKVTPFDDYPAKGRATGGVRAHRFLKGEDALVVAWIGVRPAAATTTGEPIDLPDIDPRRDGSGAAAICPDLVGHLIERD
- a CDS encoding DNA gyrase/topoisomerase IV subunit B, giving the protein MTAQPETLYGAADLTHLEGLDAVRKRPGMYIGSTDSRGVNHLFNEIVDNSTDEGVAGFATRVKVTLHEDGSVQVDDDGRGIPTDTHAKSGMSGVELVMTRLHAGGKFGGSGYKTSGGLHGVGASAVNALSLRFDVTVRRDGKIHEISFRHGVAGEFHGPGPDAQFTAASGLRVTGRMKRGEPTGTSIRYWYDARYFEAGAALDVEAVRTKLRNTAFLVPGVSYVLRDANVDPMSGTGTEEFHFPNGLADMVDFLAPSSEKPVSGTLMINGTGSYRENAADENGVMRSNVERTAEIEISFRWGTGYERTVECFTNTIRNVHGGTHRKGFERAAVRALVEAVKNTRGLLKPKEEPPVLDDVLEGMTAVIHVRVPEPQFTSQTKDELSTAGITRVVQQVVEARLKDWVQDKKTKVEARTVLQKIVDAGRVRLTQKQQKDAARRKTALEGASMPAKLVDCRSTGVGRSELFIVEGDSALGTARMARSSEYQALLPIRGKILNVQKASLQQVLDNAECSAIVQVLGAGSGRTFDVSSMRYGRILIMADADVDGSHIRTLLITLFAKYMRPVIEAGRLYAAMPPLHKITTKGRSPQTIYTYTQPEMTNTVARLTRSGKQVVTPIPRFKGLGEMDADELWDTTMNPASRAVRRITLLDVDAAERTLELLMGEKVEPRKNWLINSSDRVDRDAIDA
- a CDS encoding HAMP domain-containing sensor histidine kinase; translated protein: MNTLRGRPESGLPWIIRFGSLVLDRIYRAGSWLRARPPVRPLMDAVERLLGRLPRPLDPVRSIKAKLSLALGLAGGVGLLVLWYSLKWIPLNVAFIASAVALALLTLQIAAHGATVPLREMTDAARQMARGDYTRRVHTNSRDEVGELAAAFNVMAADLDAADRQRRELIANVSHELRTPITALRGMLENIVDGVSEPDPAAMGTALAQTERLGKLVAELLDLSRLDAGIVPMKRTEIALDDFLADVVAEAQVNHPSVPIRLDADGDLTLDGDPERLHQLFANLLDNAARHSPAGGSIRLNAALDGDDVLFAVADQGSGIPVAERERVFERFTRGERATGGGTGLGLAIARWVVQLHHGSIAVVDPRPGDTMTGAHVQVRLPARNS
- a CDS encoding response regulator transcription factor, with the protein product MAAQRTILVVEDERTIADAVAARLRAEGFAVHCASDGPGAVEAARRIGPDAVVLDVMLPGFDGLEVCRRLQAERPVPVLMLTARDDETDLLVGLAVGADDYLTKPFSMRELTARVHALLRRMTKASAGEPPIVLGDLEINRAERRVTRNGVEAHLTPTEFDLLVHLAGRPRTVLPRERLLADVWGWADASGTRTVDSHIKGLRRKLGADLIRTVHGVGYALEVDR